A window from Scheffersomyces stipitis CBS 6054 chromosome 7, complete sequence encodes these proteins:
- a CDS encoding 40S ribosomal protein S12 (go_component ribosome~go_function structural constituent of ribosome~go_process protein biosynthesis), with amino-acid sequence MSDVEQEQIVEEVAVEQTEAGSISIEDALKVVLRTSLVHDGLARGLREASKALSRREAQLCVLCDSVTEESIIKLVEALCNEPEEKIPLIKVSDAKLLGEWAGLCQLDREGNARKVVGASCVVVKNWGADSDERNILLEHFSQQ; translated from the coding sequence ATGTCTGacgttgaacaagaacaaattgtcgaagaagttgccGTTGAACAAACCGAAGCCGGCTCCATCTCCATCGAAGATGCCTTGAAGGTCGTCTTGAGAACCTCTTTGGTCCACGACGGTTTGGCCAGAGGTTTGAGAGAAGCTTCCAAGGCTCTTTCTAGAAGAGAAGCTCAATTGTGTGTTCTCTGTGACTCTGTCACCGAAGAATCcatcatcaagttggttGAAGCTTTGTGTAAcgagccagaagaaaagatccCATTGATCAAGGTCTCTGACGCCAAGTTGTTGGGTGAATGGGCTGGTCTCTGTCAATTGGACAGAGAAGGTAACGCCAGAAAGGTCGTTGGTGCCTCTTGTGTTGTCGTCAAGAACTGGGGTGCTGACTCTGATGAAAGAAACATCTTGTTGGAACACTTCTCTCAACAATAA
- a CDS encoding predicted protein (go_process regulation of GTPase activity) has protein sequence MMSRTERRKSMAERRPSVSYTPSVIPHLAGLEKPQEPSLKIDQCDVLIMGTGLVESILAASLSWQGVQVLHIDNKNYYGDSSSTLTIDQLKKWCMEVNSGRLQHFQDAQIYIPGGKSTNKFNSKDYGIDLSPKVMFCKSDLLALLIKSRVYKYLEFQSLSNFHVFENDDFSQKITTQTSKEDIFTDKSLSLITKRNLMKFLKFILTDNKDPVKKKILVDNGKVKVQDFLVKQFNLELPQINELVYSIGLCINEGTETREAMAKIKRFLVSFDVYGSFPVMVSKYGGPGEISQGFCRSAAVAGTTYKLNTSLVDYDPRSKIAKFNDGSHVKINEKLVISPTQVPKFLQSNYNEVTENLKQFSITRLITVVRRDCKEWMAEQDSSAIVVFPPHSLPTNNEQSVQVIIQNGNTGVCPEGQSIWFSHTSEQDLNRAKQDLESAYEKMEASLLREANADLEGAFDDQDFVLSAQGTPVFVNSFKLGESLQNFVPKEKLEIVCKVGYVQKTYANPDLSNIFHATAEDNVVLKNVADAENDILFSNMPSAELSYDGNISEAKLIYQKITGSDEDFFDVDFEDDDDDYDNNDPHDSSNLGSSTTLKSSSSNALASDNEDVIVDSSDDDDHNPFGADEMEL, from the exons ATGATGTCTCGAACTGAGAGACGCAAATCTATGGCTGAAAGAAGACCCAGCGTCTCGTACACCCCTCTGGTGATTCCCCATTTGGCCGGCTTGGAAAAGCCACAGGAACCTTCGTTGAAAATCGACCAGTGTGATGTTTTAATCATGGGAACGGGCCTAGTAGAGTCGATCCTTGCTGCCTCTTTGTCGTGGCAAGGTGTCCAGGTGCTTCATAtcgacaacaagaactacTATGGAGACTCGTCGTCGACATTGACCATCGaccagttgaagaagtggtGTATGGAAGTGAATCTGGGTCGTCTCCAGCATTTCCAAGATGCCCAGATCTACATTCCTGGTGGTAAGTCgaccaacaagttcaactccAAAGACTACGGCATCGACCTCAGTCCCAAGGTCATGTTTTGCAAGTCGGATTTGTTGGcattgttgatcaaatctCGTGTGTACAAGTATCTTGAGTTCCAGAGCTTGAGTAACTTCCACGTCTTTGAAAACGACGATTTCTCCCAGAAAATCACTACTCAGACTTCGAAAGAAGACATCTTCACCGACAAGTCGTTGTCGCTAATTACCAAGCGGAACTTAATGAAGTTCCTCAAGTTCATTCTCACGGACAACAAGGATCCtgtgaagaagaagatcttaGTAGATAACGGCAAGGTCAAAGTCCAAGACTTCTTGGTCAAGCAATTCAACCTCGAGCTTCCACAGATCAATGAGTTGGTGTACTCCATCGGCTTGTGTATCAATGAAGGCACCGAGACCAGAGAAGCCATGGCCAAAATCAAGCGCTTCTTGGTCTCTTTCGATGTCTATGGTAGCTTCCCAGTAATGGTATCAAAGTACGGAGGACCAGGAGAAATTTCCCAAGGTTTCTGTCGTAGTGCTGCTGTCGCTGGAACAACTTACAAGTTGAACACATCCCTTGTAGATTATGACCCCAGACTGAAGATCGCCAAATTCAACGACGGTAGTCATGTAAAGATTAACGAAAAGTTAGTCATTTCGCCTACCCAAGTGCCCAAGTTCTTGCAATCCAATTATAATGAAGTCACCGAGAATCTCAAGCAATTCAGCATAACTCGTTTGATCACTGTAGTCAGAAGGGATTGCAAGGAATGGATGGCAGAACAGGACTCTTCAGCAATTGTGGTCTTTCCTCCACATTCGCTTCCTACTAACAACGAACAGAGCGTCCAGGTCATCATTCAAAACGGTAATACCGGTGTTTGTCCCGAGGGTCAGTCCATCTGGTTCAGTCACACAAGTGAACAGGACTTGAATCGTGCCAAACAGGATTTGGAAAGCGCCTACGAGAAAATGGAAGCCTCTTTGTTACGTGAAGCCAATGCTGACTTAGAAGGTGCCTTTGATGACCAGGACTTTGTTCTCAGCGCACAGGGTACTCCAGTATTTGTcaactcgttcaagttgggcGAATCCTTACAAAACTTTGTGCCTaaggaaaagttggaaataGTCTGTAAAGTAGGATATGTGCAGAAGACATATGCCAATCCCGATTTGTCTAACATCTTCCATGCCACAGCTGAAGACAATGTCGTCTTGAAGAACGTAGCGGATGCTGAAAATGACATTCTTTTCTCCAACATGCCTTCTGCAGAGTTGAGCTATGATGGTAACATCAGTGAAGCGAAGTTGATCTACCAGAAGATCACAGgctctgatgaagatttcttcgacgtagattttgaagacgatgacgacgatTACGACAACAATGACCCACATGACTCAAGCAATTTGGGCTCCTCAACCACCTTAAAGTCGTCTAGTTCCAATG CTCTAGCTTCCGATAACGAAGATGTCATTGTAGACTCttcagatgatgatgaccACAATCCTTTCGGAGCCGACGAGATGGAGTTGTAA
- the MET8 gene encoding Protein involved in the expression of PAPS reductase and sulfite reductase. Also executes last 2 steps in the biosynthesis of sirohaem, with the protein MSSSGLSKPKASLLLAWQVQNKHCLVIGSGEVALSRINHLLRADAKVTVVAGKDDKKVHKDIFELDQQEKLHKFIRRDYLTSDLTLYENIHLNIGDLDNIEPTNYEQIQNQVCNEVFAVVCCCIDDYELSTKIYYQCKYLRLPVNIADKPQLCDFYFGSMINQDNLQIMVSTNGKSPRLSKLIKDNIAKEFVGIDLNMAVENLGMVRTRLREQIVIDDDLVSIDTRMTWIKNLTDMFSLKQWSELELIPPSSAPPFDNRHKYVDNIIKFFPDYPPADFDEFKKVVCTLEEQN; encoded by the coding sequence ATGTCGTCATCAGGTTTGTCTAAGCCGAAAGCTTCGCTTCTACTTGCATGGCAAGTCCAGAATAAACACTGTCTTGTAATTGGATCTGGGGAAGTAGCCTTATCGAGAATTAACCATTTACTCAGAGCAGATGCAAAAGTCACAGTAGTGGCTGGGAAAGACGACAAGAAAGTGCATAAGGATATTTTTGAGTTAgaccaacaagaaaagcTCCATAAATTCATTCGTAGAGACTATCTCACGTCAGACTTGACTCTCTATGAGAATATCCATCTTAACATTGGGGACTTGGACAATATTGAGCCAACCAATTACGAGCAGATACAGAACCAGGTGTGCAATGAAGTGTTTGCTGTAGTTTGCTGCTGTATAGACGATTATGAATTGTCAACAAAAATCTATTATCAATGTAAATATTTGCGATTACCGGTGAATATTGCTGACAAGCCCCAGCTCTGTGACTTCTATTTCGGGTCTATGATTAACCAAGATAACTTGCAAATCATGGTGCTGACCAATGGGAAGTCTCCTCGATTATCCAAGCTCATAAAAGACAATATTGCAAAAGAGTTCGTCGGAATCGACCTCAACATGGCTGTAGAAAACTTGGGTATGGTTCGTACAAGACTACGTGAGCAGATTGTCATAGACGATGACTTGGTCAGTATTGATACGAGAATGACGTGGATCAAAAACTTGACTGACATGTTCAGTCTAAAGCAATGGAGTGAGTTAGAGTTGATTCCACCAAGTTCCGCGCCCCCGTTCGATAACAGACACAAGTATGTTGACAATATTATAAAGTTCTTTCCTGATTATCCTCCTGCGGACTTTgacgagttcaagaaagttgTTTGCACTTTGGAGGAGCAGAATTGA
- a CDS encoding predicted protein — translation MTSAAETIAKDGNAAFAILKTLSNEQRSAALKAIHDGLQSQKSRILDANKIDMQNARDHNLSASLVKRLDLSNADKFDAMLSGILDVAALDDPVGQVTLARKLDEGLNLYRITAPIGVLLIIFESRPEVIANIAALAIKSGNSAILKGGKESYQTFKVMSEIVNETLASSTDVPAKAVQLIESREEVGDLLSQDRYIDLVIPRGSNALVRNIKDNTKIPVLGHADGICSIYVDDEFDLQKAKRIVVDSKTNYPAGCNAVEQLLLHRNISEEDIKSLVQALLDAKVTVHVTPEVKKILAQTSEYIQDAAEDAFDKEYLSFDITVALVDDVDAAVQHINTHSSKHTDSIITQNEAKANKFMKGVDSAGVYWNASTRFADGFRYGFGTEVGISTNKIHARGPVGLEGLMSYQYQLRGDGHIVGEYVGGGGNKVFVHEDLNPKSVKL, via the coding sequence ATGACCAGTGCTGCTGAAACCATTGCCAAGGACGGGAATGCCGCCTTTGCCATCTTGAAAACTTTATCCAACGAACAGAGGTCTGCCGCTCTTAAAGCTATCCATGATGGCTTACAGAGCCAGAAGCTGAGAATCTTGGATGCAAATAAGATAGACATGCAGAATGCCAGAGACCACAACCTTTCTGCTTCGCTTGTCAAGAGATTGGATCTCTCCAATGCTGACAAGTTCGATGCCATGTTACTGGGAATCCTTGACGTTGCTGCTCTAGACGATCCTGTAGGTCAGGTGACATTAGCAAGAAAGCTTGATGAAGGTTTGAATTTGTATCGTATCACGGCTCCTATCGGTGTTCTTTTGATTATATTTGAGTCACGTCCTGAAGTAATTGCAAATATCGCTGCTCTTGCCATCAAACTGGGCAATTCTGCTATTCTCAAGGGTGGAAAGGAGTCGTATCAGACGTTCAAGGTTATGCTGGAGATTGTAAATGAGACGTTGGCTTCTTCCACAGATGTCCCAGCAAAGGCTGTGCAGTTGATCGAGTCTCGCGAGGAAGTAGGTGATCTTTTGCTGCAGGACAGATACATCGACTTGGTTATTCCCAGAGGCTCCAACGCTTTGGTTCGAAACATCAAGGACAACACCAAGATCCCAGTCTTGGGCCATGCTGACGGGATCTGCTCCATCTACGTAGACGACGAATTCGACTTGCAGAAGGCCAAGAGAATAGTAGTGGACTCCAAAACAAATTATCCAGCTGGTTGCAACGCTGTAGAACAATTGTTGCTTCATAGGAACATTAGCGAAGAAGACATTAAAAGTCTAGTACAAGCTCTTCTTGATGCTAAAGTCACTGTTCATGTCACACCAGAAGTAAAAAAGATCTTAGCGCAGACTTCTGAGTACATCCAGGATGCTGCCGAAGACGCTTTTGATAAGGAGTACTTGTCGTTTGACATCACCGTAGCTTTAGTGGACGACGTAGACGCTGCTGTTCAGCACATAAACACTCATTCGTCCAAACACACAGACAGTATCATCACCCAGAACGAAGCCAAAGCTAATAAATTCATGAAGGGTGTGGACTCTGCCGGTGTGTACTGGAACGCTTCCACAAGATTTGCCGATGGCTTCAGATACGGTTTCGGAACCGAAGTTGGGATCAGCACCAACAAGATCCATGCCAGAGGTCCAGTAGGCTTGGAAGGGTTGATGAGCTACCAGTACCAGCTTCGAGGAGACGGCCAcattgttggagaataCGTAGGTGGTGGTGGAAATAAGGTGTTTGTCCATGAGGATTTGAATCCTAAATCGGTCAAGTTGTAG
- a CDS encoding predicted protein translates to MSYNQPNSGGNSQQNPFADNLIDLDQGSSSGNAVDNPYGELSGQTEYHSNYYSNENYDSNQSYEYNNRNNVNSSNRNGNRVTNDTHNPFDDDFIISDDEYDHDATTETGIGGSSASGYRHGSTGRRQVPLLNTANPASKQKNGFFGASRKNQEYIGMNGNEF, encoded by the coding sequence ATGTCTTATAACCAACCGAATAGCGGTGGCAATTCACAGCAGAATCCTTTTGCCGACAATCTCATCGACTTGGACCAAGGGTCCAGTAGCGGAAATGCTGTAGATAACCCTTATGGTGAATTGAGCGGACAGACAGAGTACCATTCCAATTACTACAGCAATGAGAACTATGATAGCAATCAAAGCTATGAATacaacaacagaaacaacGTGAATAGTTCGAATCGTAATGGTAACCGAGTCACAAACGACACTCACAATCCTTTTGACGATGATTTCATCATTTCTGACGATGAGTACGACCATGATGCTACAACAGAGACTGGTATAGGAGGTAGCTCAGCCTCAGGATATAGACATGGTAGTACAGGCCGTCGTCAGGTGCCGCTTCTCAACACTGCTAATCCAGCTTCCAAGCAGAAAAATGGTTTTTTTGGCGCCTCCCGGAAGAACCAGGAGTATATCGGGATGAATGGGAACGAGTTTG
- the DRS2 gene encoding membrane-spanning Ca-ATPase (P- type), which translates to MDHSANSHYGYFGNHISTTKYNFATFIPKFLFEQFSKYANLFFLFTSIIQQVPNVSPTNRYTTIGTLTVVLLVSAIKEISEDIKRANADKELNNTKVLVLDSQTGSFALKKWIQVQVGDIVRVDNEQPFPADLLLLSSSEPEGLCYIETANLDGETNLKIKQALENTAYLVNPRDLVSDMSKSEIMSEPPNSSLYTYEGNLKNFGSNGDIPLSPEQLLLRGATLRNTQWIHGVVVFTGHETKLMRNATATPIKRTDVERIINLQIVALFCILIFLALVSSIGNVVKIQVNSSSLSYLYLEGVSRARLFFQGLLTYWILFSNLVPISLFVTVEIIKYYQAFMIGSDLDMYFPDTDTPTGVRTSSLVEELGQIDYIFSDKTGTLTRNIMEFKSCTIGGRCYIDEIPEDGQAQVIDGIEIGYHTYDQMQRELLDTSSQHSAIINEFFTLLSTCHTVIPEVDDTTGHIKYQAASPDEGALVQGAADLGYKFIIRRPKGVTIENTITSVKSEYELLNICEFNSTRKRMSAIFRCPDGIIRLFCKGADTVILERLSQDEPQPFVDATLRHLEDFAAEGLRTLCIASRIVSDEEYQNWASQYYEASTSLDDRSGKLDAVAELIETGLFLLGATAIEDKLQDGVPETISTLQTAGIKIWVLTGDRQETAINIGMSCKLLSEDMNLLIINEETKSDTRLNLQEKLTAIQDHQFEMDEGALESSLALIIDGHSLAFALESDLEDLFIDLGSRCKAVICCRVSPLQKALVVKMVKRKKKQSLLLAIGDGANDVSMIQAAHVGVGISGMEGMQAARSADISIGQFKFLKKLLLVHGSWSYQRISNAILYSFYKNITLYMTQFWFVFTNGFSGQSLIESWTLTFYNVFFTVFPPFVLGVFDQFVSARLLDKYPQLYQLGVQRKFFNVTIFWGWIINGFYHSALIFLCSFFIYRFGNVLPTGLIADNWTWGTAVFTTCTLTSLGKAALVVTMWTKFTLIAIPGSFLFWLAFFPAYASIAPNINVSQEYRGVLRATYPTIVFWSMVFGLACLCLLRDLAWKYYKRSYTPESYHYVQEIQKYNIQDYRPRMEQFQKAIRKVRQVQRIKKQRGFAFSQVENQDQEKIVRLYDTTKKRGVFGELSES; encoded by the coding sequence ATGGACCATTCGGCCAACTCACACTATGGCTATTTTGGAAACCATATCTCTACGACCAAGTACAACTTCGCTACATTCATACCGAAGTTCTTGTTTGAGCAATTCAGCAAGTACGCgaacttgttctttctctttaCATCGATTATCCAGCAAGTTCCCAACGTTTCTCCGACTAACAGGTACACAACAATTGGGACATTGACTGTAGTTTTGCTTGTTTCTGccatcaaagaaatctcTGAAGATATCAAGAGAGCTAATGCGGACAAGGAGTTGAACAATACGAAAGTTTTGGTGCTAGACTCGCAGACTGGTTCGTTTGcgttgaagaagtggattcaagttcaagtagGTGACATTGTAAGAGTAGATAATGAGCAGCCTTTCCCAGCCGATTTGCTTCTTTTGAGCTCTTCAGAACCCGAAGGCTTGTGCTACATTGAAACAGCAAACTTGGATGGtgaaaccaacttgaaaatcaaaCAGGCTCTTGAAAACACAGCGTATCTTGTAAATCCACGTGACTTGGTCAGCGATATGTCCAAGTCTGAGATCATGTCTGAGCCTCCTAACTCGTCATTATACACCTATGAAGGtaatttgaagaactttGGATCCAACGGAGACATCCCCTTATCGCCCGAAcagttgttgttgagaGGTGCCACGTTGAGAAACACCCAGTGGATTCATGGGGTTGTAGTCTTCACAGGACACGAGACCAAGTTGATGCGTAATGCCACGGCGACACCTATCAAGCGAACTGATGTTGAGAGAATCATCAACTTGCAGATCGTAGCACTTTTTTGCATTTTGATCTTCTTAGCCTTGGTTTCGTCTATAGGCAATGTAGTCAAGATCCAAGTCAATAGTTCTAGCTTGAGCTATTTATATTTGGAAGGGGTCAGTCGCGCCAGATTGTTTTTCCAGGGTCTTTTGACGTACTGGATCTTGTTCTCGAACTTGGTTCCGATCTCATTGTTTGTCACAGTAGAAATCATCAAGTACTACCAAGCCTTTATGATAGGTAGTGATCTTGACATGTACTTCCCGGACACAGACACTCCTACAGGGGTGAGAACATCGTCTTTGGTAGAAGAGTTGGGTCAGATTGACTACATTTTCAGTGACAAAACAGGTACATTGACAAGAAACATAATGGAATTCAAGAGTTGCACCATTGGAGGCAGATGTTACATTGACGAAATCCCCGAAGATGGACAGGCTCAAGTGATAGATGGAATCGAGATAGGCTACCATACCTACGATCAGATGCAAAGAGAGTTGTTAGACACCTCTCTGCAGCATTCCGCCATCATTAATGAGTTCTTCACTCTCTTAAGTACCTGTCATACTGTAATTCCAGAAGTAGACGATACTACTGGACACATCAAGTACCAGGCAGCTTCCCCAGATGAAGGTGCGTTGGTTCAGGGTGCGGCTGATTTGGGTTATAAGTTTATAATTCGTAGACCCAAGGGCGTAACCATTGAGAATACTATCACGCTGGTGAAGTCTGAGTatgagttgttgaacatttGTGAGTTCAACTCTACCAGAAAGAGAATGTCGGCTATTTTTAGATGTCCAGATGGTATCATCAGACTATTCTGCAAAGGTGCTGACACTGTCATCTTGGAAAGATTGTCTCAAGATGAACCTCAGCCATTTGTAGATGCTACTTTACGTCATTTGGAAGATTTCGCAGCTGAAGGGTTAAGAACGCTCTGTATAGCTTCTAGAATTGTCTCAGACGAGGAGTACCAGAATTGGGCTAGCCAGTATTATGAAGCTTCTACCTCTTTAGACGATAGAAGTGGCAAGTTAGACGCAGTTGCTGAGTTGATAGAGACTGGTTTATTTTTGTTGGGTGCCACGGCTATCGAAGACAAGCTCCAGGATGGTGTACCAGAGACTATAAGCACGTTACAGACTGCTGGGATCAAGATCTGGGTCTTGACTGGTGACAGGCAGGAAACTGCCATCAACATTGGTATGTCATGTAAGCTTTTGAGTGAAGAtatgaacttgttgattaTCAATGAGGAAACTAAGAGCGACACCAGACTAAACTTGCAAGAGAAGTTGACTGCTATCCAAGACCATCAGTTCGAAATGGATGAAGGAGCCTTGGAATCCTCTTTGGCTTTGATTATCGATGGTCACTCGTTGGCATTTGCGTTAGAGCTggatttggaagacttgttCATAGACCTTGGTTCCCGTTGTAAAGCAGTCATCTGTTGTCGTGTGTCGCCGTTACAGAAAGCTTTGGTGGTTAAGATGgtcaagagaaagaagaaacagtcTTTATTATTGGCTATTGGAGATGGTGCTAACGATGTTTCTATGATCCAGGCTGCTCACGTTGGTGTAGGAATCAGTGGTATGGAAGGTATGCAGGCTGCTAGAAGTGCTGATATCTCTATTGGTCAgttcaagtttttgaagaagttgttgttggttcATGGTTCATGGTCATACCAACGTATTTCCAACGCTATCTTATACTCGTTCTATAAGAACATCACTTTGTACATGACTCAGTTCTGGTTTGTTTTCACTAATGGTTTCTCGGGACAATCTCTTATTGAGTCTTGGACGTTAACCTTCTACAACGTTTTCTTCACTGTATTCCCGCCTTTCGTGTTGGGTGTGTTTGACCAGTTTGTCAGTGCTAGATTGTTGGATAAGTATCCTCAATTGTACCAGTTAGGAGTACAGAGAAAGTTTTTCAATGTGACTATCTTCTGGGGCTGGATCATTAATGGGTTCTACCACTCCGCCCTCATTTTCTTgtgttctttcttcatctatAGATTTGGAAATGTGCTTCCTACTGGTTTGATTGCTGATAACTGGACTTGGGGTACGGCTGTATTCACCACTTGTACCTTAACTTCTTTGGGTAAGGCAGCACTAGTAGTGACAATGTGGACCAAGTTCACGTTAATCGCCATTCCTGGCTCGTTTTTGTTCTGGTTGGCCTTCTTCCCAGCTTATGCAAGCATTGCTCCAAACATCAATGTTTCTCAGGAGTATAGAGGTGTTTTGCGGGCGACTTACCCTACCATAGTGTTCTGGTCGATGGTGTTTGGTTTAGCTTGTCTTTGTTTGCTTCGTGACTTGGCTTGGAAGTACTACAAGCGAAGCTACACTCCCGAGAGCTACCACTatgttcaagaaattcagAAATACAACATCCAGGACTACAGACCTAGAATGGAACAGTTCCAGAAGGCTATTAGAAAGGTCAGACAGGTACAAAGAATCAAGAAGCAAAGAGGATTTGCCTTTTCACAAGTGGAAAaccaagatcaagagaAGATTGTCAGATTGTACGATACCACCAAGAAGAGAGGTGTTTTTGGTGAGTTGTCAGAGAGCTAA
- a CDS encoding predicted protein (go_component eukaryotic translation initiation factor 2B complex~go_function translation initiation factor activity; GTP binding~go_process translational initiation), translating into MTEENKANIKAEGSTASTGAGSETAANSGEKVLSNKELKELKKKEKAAKRAAQKEAIGISPEQQKQNAEQKIDKRKNQTATNTNLKKQLDQTVIKDGAKRIPSLFSHLETREQRNASSPSISHIVHPAILSLTLKYSTYKVVGSTSRLRNMLQVFKIVIQDYHTPENTTLTRHLSGHLSHQIEHLKTARPLSVSMGNAIRWLKQEISHISIDTSESKAKETLCSKIDDFIHEKIDLSDRVIIENASQHITNDCTIMTYGHSEVLEKLFKYCVIEQNKRFNLIIVDSRPLFEGKRLLSNLVSTNYHPEIEESESEVHYVLINALSSTLLEDVDCVFLGAHAMLSNGRLYSRVGTGLIAMMCHSRNIPVLTCCESVKFSDKVQLDSVTTNELADCEDLVHSINSKKPPQKKSFAMEQFIKQCDEEKASNNKNNKQQQQQHKKKEGSAEPEQESDEAPLKDWKSYPNLNILNIMYDLTPPEYIKKVVTELGALPPSAVPVILREYKNT; encoded by the exons ATGACCGAAGAAAACAAAGCCAACATTAAGGCAGAAGGCAGTACTGCTAGTACAGGAGCCGGATCCGAAACGGCAGCCAATTCGGGCGAAAAAGTGCTTTCcaacaaggaattgaaggagttgaagaagaaagagaaagctGCGAAGAGAGCAGCGCAGAAGGAAGCAATTGGGATCAGTCCAGAGCAGCAAAAACAGAATGCTGAGCAGAAGATAGACAAAAGGAAAAACCAAACCGCCACCAATacgaatttgaaaaagcaATTGGACCAGACTGTGATCAAAGATGGGGCCAAGAGGATTCCTTCTTTGTTCAGTCATTTGGAAACGCGAGAGCAGAGGAATGCTCTGTCACCTTCAATATCTCACATAGTTCATCCTGCCATACTTTCATTGACGTTGAAGTATTCGACGTATAAGGTCGTGGGATCGACTTCCCGGTTGAGAAACATGTTGCAAGTGTTCAAGATTGTTATTCAGGACTATCATACACCAGAGAATACGACTTTGACCAGACACTTATCGGGCCATTTATCAcatcaaattgaacattTGAAGACAGCAAGACCATTATCTGTATCTATGGGAAATGCTATCAGATGGCTTAAGCAAGAGATCTCTCATATTTCCATTGACACGAGCGAGAGTAAAGCTAAGGAGACCTTGTGCTCCAAGATTGACGACTTTATCCACGAGAAAATAGATCTTTCCGACCGGGTCATCATCGAAAACGCGTCACAGCATATCACAAATGATTGTACCATCATGACTTATGGCCATTCCGAAGTTTTGGAGAAGCTCTTCAAGTACTGTGTCATAGAGCAGAACAAGAGGTTCAACTTAATCATTGTAGATTCCCGACCTTTGTTTGAGGGAAAACGTctcttgtccaacttggtCTCAACCAATTACCATCCCGAAATAGAGGAGTCAGAGTCGGAG GTCCACTATGTGTTGATTAATGCCTTGTCGTCTACACTTTTGGAAGATGTGGACTGTGTCTTTTTGGGAGCCCATGCCATGTTGTCCAATGGACGTTTGTATTCTCGTGTTGGAACTGGTTTGATAGCCATGATGTGTCATAGCAGAAATATCCCTGTGTTGACCTGTTGTGAATCTGTGAAGTTCTCCGACAAAGTACAATTGGATTCTGTCACTACGAACGAGCTTGCCGATTGTGAGGACTTGGTTCATAGCATCAACTCGAAGAAACCTCCACAAAAGAAGTCATTTGCCATGGAACAATTCATCAAACAGTGTGATGAGGAAAAAGCTTCCAataacaagaacaacaaacaacagcaacagcagcataagaagaaggaaggaTCGGCTGAgccagaacaagaatcagATGAAGCACCTTTGAAAGACTGGAAGAGCTACcccaacttgaacatcttgaacatCATGTACGATTTGACTCCACCGGAGTATATCAAGAAGGTAGTGACTGAGTTGGGAGCGCTTCCTCCTTCTGCTGTTCCTGTAATCTTGAGAGAGTACAAAAATACATAA